The following DNA comes from Thermococcus sp..
AGGCCAAAGGCAACGCTCACCAGGTCAAAGCTCCCCTCCGGGAAGGGAATATCCTCGGCGTTTCCCACCTTAAGCTCCGCGAAGGGAACCTTTTTCTTCGCTATTTCGAGCATTCGCTCACTGCAGTCAAGGCCATAGAATCTGGCCGGGACGCCTCTCTTCTCAAGCCTTTTCATCATGCACCTTATCATGTCCCCTGTTCCGCAGGCAACGTCCAGAATGCGCGGTTTTTTGACGTCCATGTAGGCAAGGGCTATTTCACAGGCCTTTCTCCGCCACCTCTTGTCGAGACCGAGGGTTGTGAGCCTGTTAACTAAGTCATAGCGCCCGGCTATGCTGTTAAAAAGCTCCCTTACCAAGTTCCTCCCTCCGCAGGATTTTCTTAACCTTCGCGGGCCTTCCCCCGAGGACGTAAACCCTGTGTGCGACTCTAAAAAGCTCCT
Coding sequences within:
- a CDS encoding ubiquinone/menaquinone biosynthesis methyltransferase — protein: MVRELFNSIAGRYDLVNRLTTLGLDKRWRRKACEIALAYMDVKKPRILDVACGTGDMIRCMMKRLEKRGVPARFYGLDCSERMLEIAKKKVPFAELKVGNAEDIPFPEGSFDLVSVAFGLRNFSEREKTISEIHRVLKQGGILLLLEFSRNESFLGKLAWFYTRSVVPIIGGILTGNREAYNHLWRSIEAFPSPEELSLEFEKRGFEVLTIRWFFPRIAFVMVLRKV